The following DNA comes from Desulfotomaculum sp..
GAATGGAACGGACGCACCTTTATTTTGGTGGATACAGGCGGTCTGGATTACCAGAAAACTGACGAAATGTACAGTCAGGTGCGCCAGCAGGTGGAGGTTGCCATAAGTGAGGCCGATGCGCTTCTTTTTGTCGTTGATGCGCGTTCAGGGCTGACGGCGTTAGATGAGGAAATAGCTGTCAACCTACGCCGGGCAGGAACACCGGTTTTGCTGGTGGCGAATAAAGTGGAGAAATTTGATGGCGCTGTTAACTATTATGATTTCTTCACGCTTGGGTTGGGTGAACCTATTCCCTGTTCCGCTGCCCAAGGCCTAAATACGGGTGACTTGCTGGATAGGCTTCTAGAAGTTTTGCCTGTTTATGAAAATGAAACGCTTCCGGAAGATACTGTCAAAGTAGCCGTTGTGGGCAAACCCAATGTCGGGAAATCATCACTAGTAAACAGCATTCTTGGCAATGAGCGCGTAATCGTCAGTGATGTTCCGGGAACAACCAGGGATGCAATAGATACCTGGTACCGGCGGGACGGAAAGAATTATTTGCTTGTAGACACTGCCGGGATAAGGCGCAAGAGCCAGATTAAGGAAAGTGTCGAGAAGTACAGTGTAATCAGAGCCTTAAAATCAATTGAACGCTGCGATGTTTCACTGATCATGATCGACGCCCAAACCGGTGTCACCGAACAGGATAAACGAATCGCGGGCTATGTCCACGAAAGAGGCAAAGCCAGTATACTCGTCGTTAATAAGTGGGATTTAATCGAAAAAGATGACCGTACAGGTGAGTTGTACAGAAAAAAGGTGCTGCAGGAACTTAATTTTCTGGATTATGCGCCAATAGCCCTTGTTTCAGCGCTCGGCAAGAAGAGAATCCACCAGCTTTTAGGGACTATAGACACCGTCTGGCTTGAATACAACCATAGAATCGGTACCGGTGACCTGAATTCTTTACTGGAAGATATACAGCTTAGAAATCCTCCGCCGACAAGAAAGTCAAAAAAAGTAACCATCTATTACGCAACTCAGGGGGCAGTTAAACCGCCAACCTTTGTGCTTTTTACTAACGCGCCTGAATTAATGCATTTTTCCTACCTGCGTTACCTGGACAACCAACTGCGTAAGGCTTATGGTTTTAAGGGGACGCCAATACGTTTTATTTTAAGGAAACGTTCCAGAAAAGGGGAGCCTAATTGAAGATAGCTTTGTTGGCAGTGATCAGTTATCTGATTGGTTCAATTCCTTTTGGATTTTTGCTTGCCCGTTTAAAGGGGGTTGACATCAGGAAGCAGGGCAGCGGGAATATAGGGGCGACAAATGTTTGGCGCAATATGGGCCTGCTGTCGGGACTGCTGGTCCTCGTTCTGGATGCTCTTAAAGGAGCCCTTTGTGTATGGCTGGGTCGTTATTTTGCAGGGGGAGACGTTCAGCTTCTTACGGCATTGGCAGCTCTGGTGGGGCACTCCTGGCCAGTTTTTTT
Coding sequences within:
- a CDS encoding ribosome biogenesis GTPase Der, which translates into the protein MSEPVVAIVGRPNVGKSTLFNRLTGGRAAIVEENPGITRDRQYKTVEWNGRTFILVDTGGLDYQKTDEMYSQVRQQVEVAISEADALLFVVDARSGLTALDEEIAVNLRRAGTPVLLVANKVEKFDGAVNYYDFFTLGLGEPIPCSAAQGLNTGDLLDRLLEVLPVYENETLPEDTVKVAVVGKPNVGKSSLVNSILGNERVIVSDVPGTTRDAIDTWYRRDGKNYLLVDTAGIRRKSQIKESVEKYSVIRALKSIERCDVSLIMIDAQTGVTEQDKRIAGYVHERGKASILVVNKWDLIEKDDRTGELYRKKVLQELNFLDYAPIALVSALGKKRIHQLLGTIDTVWLEYNHRIGTGDLNSLLEDIQLRNPPPTRKSKKVTIYYATQGAVKPPTFVLFTNAPELMHFSYLRYLDNQLRKAYGFKGTPIRFILRKRSRKGEPN